The following proteins are encoded in a genomic region of candidate division WOR-3 bacterium:
- the cas2 gene encoding CRISPR-associated endonuclease Cas2, with the protein MKVILVYDICLTEKGEQKRLASVMKICRKYLHHIQKSVFEGNLTEAKLKKMELEILRKIDKNRDSVIIYTFPETISFQRKILTNVKKITDNII; encoded by the coding sequence ATGAAAGTGATTTTGGTCTACGACATTTGTTTAACAGAAAAAGGAGAACAAAAAAGGCTTGCCTCGGTAATGAAAATTTGTCGTAAATATCTTCATCATATTCAAAAATCAGTCTTTGAAGGCAATCTTACTGAAGCGAAATTAAAAAAAATGGAATTAGAAATTTTGCGTAAAATAGATAAAAATCGTGACAGCGTAATAATTTATACCTTTCCTGAGACTATTTCGTTTCAAAGAAAAATATTAACCAATGTCAAAAAGATAACAGATAATATTATTTGA